The sequence ATGGTTTCATTTAAACTGGCCAAGTCATCACCTTGCACCCCGCGGCGCACGGCTATATCCACTTGATGGCCATGCTTAACCAGCACACCTTGATCAATGCCAAAAAACTGCTCATCGCCGGCTGCATCGGTAATCACTAGCACCGACGGCAACAACGCCGTAACAAAATCGGTGTGATTGGGCAGCATGGCAAAAGCACCGTTTTCAGCCTCAGCAAAGACTTTTTTGGCTTCGCAGCTAAACAACAAGCGCGTAGGTAAGCGCAAGTTAACGTGCATCACCTCGGCCCAGCTCATGATGGCGTCTCTTTCTTAGGCAATGCACCAATCATGTAATAGTCCATTTCGTTGTCATCAAATTCAGTTTGCTGCAGGATCTGCTCACATCCGGCCAAGGTGTCCTCAACCGAAACACGCTGACCCGCCTGACCACTAAAAGATTCTGCAGAAAAGAACGGCTGAGTTAAAAAGCGCTCAAGACGGCGCGCGCGCGCCACCACAGCGCGGTCGGCACTGGATAACTCTTCCAGCCCCAGCATAGCAATGATATCGCGCAGCTCTTCATATTCAGCCAAGGTGCGGCGCACAGCGCGGGCAATATCGTAATGACGCTGACCAACTACCGCTGGGGTGAGCATCACCGAGGTCGAACCCAGCGGATCAACCGCCGGATACAGCCCTTCACTGGCGCGCTTACGTGACAACACCACCGACGCGGATAAGTGCGAGAAAATATGCGCCGCCGCTGGGTCAGTAAAGTCATCGGCAGGGACATACACCGCCTGAATCGAGGTGATTGCACCTTTACGGGTTGAAGTAATGCGCTCTTGTAGCGAAGCCAGTTCAGTGGCTAAGGTCGGTTGATAACCGACGCGTGATGGCATGCGCCCGAGCAAACCCGACACTTCCGAACCTGCTTGCACAAAGCGAAAGACGTTATCAATCAATAACAAAACGTCTTGTTCTAGGTCGTCACGGAAATACTCGGCCATGGT comes from Pseudomonas sp. C27(2019) and encodes:
- a CDS encoding ATPase — encoded protein: MSWAEVMHVNLRLPTRLLFSCEAKKVFAEAENGAFAMLPNHTDFVTALLPSVLVITDAAGDEQFFGIDQGVLVKHGHQVDIAVRRGVQGDDLASLNETIQATFIEVDEDERVARTALSRLEAGIVRRFSELRKPLT